The following DNA comes from bacterium.
GCAGAAGCGCAATGAATACGCACAGATGCTTCTGCGGGTCGGTTTGAATCTGCGATTCCGCGATTATCTCGAGCAAACCTACGGCGAACCCGCTGCGTTGCTGTACTCGCTCAACCGAGTTGATCTGCTCCGAAAGAACATGGACTTCCGCGACATGGGCGGGGTCGAGAGCGAAGAGGAATTCGCAAAGCGGCTGGAAGGACTGCTGCGAGTGGCTTGGCCGGAATCGACCTTGGCCCACGCAAAGCAACTGTCAGGATTGATCGACCTCATTCAGCGGGCCGGAAAGCACGAGGTCCAAAGTGTCCAGACCGTCAATTTCTGGGATCCCGCCGTTGTCTACTGGTGGGCCGACCGCGATACTCCCCAGACCGCACAGCAGGCCGCAGACCAGCAGTCTGGCGCCGCTGCCCGTCCCGGCGGGGGGTGGGGACAAAACTGGGGCCAGGGCCAAGAACAGGGAATGCAGCCGTCGGCGGCCCCAGGCGGCACAAAGGATGAGCGCGAGATTGTGGCGGTGAACGTACCCGTCGATATCACGCTCGTGGGCCCCAACCTGAGCGTCATGTCTTTCCTCTATGAGATCTGCAACATTCGCCGTTTCTATCAGATCGACGCGATGGATATCGCCTCCATTCCGAATCAGGAAAACGTGATCTACTGCCGCTCGACAATCGGCATCATGACGCACTTCGCGACCTTCGCCTATCCCAGTGCAACGATTCAGGAGAAGCTCGACGAATTGGAGAAGACCAAGTCAGAGATCGCGCAGAAGTCCGGCGCGAGCGAGCTGGCCGCCGAGGAAGGCTATGTCCCTGGTGGACAGGAAACACCGGCACCGCCCGAGCAGCCGGCGGAAGAGGCTCCCACTACCGAAGGTGCCCCGGCAGACGCGGGAAGCTGACGATAATCGGCGCCACAGCGCGCCCATCCAAACTCTTTGGGGAAGCAGAGTCCTGAGATATGGAAATCAAGATTTACCAGGATACCGACAAGATGCTCGTCCAACTCGTCGGGCGAGTCGTCCTCGATGAATGCGATCGTTTGAAGAGCGCCGTTGTCCCGCGCATCACGCCGGACATCAACAACGTGAACCTGGATCTGTCGAATGTCGACTTCATCGACAGCGCCGGCCTTGGTGTGCTTGTCGGGATGAAGGTCTCCTCGAACAAGAACCGCGCTCGTCTCGCGCTGATCTCGCCTTCCAAGGGCGTCAGCGATATTCTGCTCGTCTCCAAGTTGGAGTCCATCTTTGACATCGTGACGGGCAACGAGGCGCAGACCATCGTGTCCTCCCTGGCCAAGCCCGAAAACGAGGCCTCGAGTGGCGAATCGGCTACTCCACCGCCATCCGGCAGCAAGCAGTCCTTCCAGGCGCCCCCCGCGGCCGCTTCGAAGCCTGAGGAACCCGATGCGGGCGACATGTCGCCCAAGCAGCAGATCGAGTCCTACTGCAAGAACGCCGTGGAGCACATGCGCCAGCGCGACTACGAGCAGGCGGCCGGTTGCTATCAGAGCGCCCTCGAAATCGATCCGGACTACCTGCCGGCGCATAACAACCTGGCGATCGTCTACGAGAAGAACCCCAAGTGGCAGGACAAGGCCATCGCTGCCTGGGAGCGTGTTCTTGAACTGAGCCAGTCGCGCGGCGACCAGAAGCACATCGAGCGCGCCCAAAAGCACCTCAACGCCCTGCAGCGCACCTGAGTTTGTCGGGAGCGAAAGAAACAAGATTCCGAGCGGCGTGAGTCTCTGACCCGCCGCTCGAACCCGTTTGTGCCCTGAGGAAAGCCCTTTGTCTCGCCGGGATAAGCCCAGTTTCAGTGACCGCCTCGTCTATCGGTTCGTGCTCGTCTTCGGGCGGCTCCTTACGCTGTTTCCGGCTGGTCTGATCGTCAATCTGGGCGCCCTTCTGGGCATTCTGATGGGGCGCTTCTTTCCTGTCCGGCGCAAGGTCGTGGCGGAGAATCTGAACATCGCATTCGGCAAGTCCATTGCCCCCGAGGAGCATCGGCGCCTGGTTCGCGAGGCCTACCGTCACCTGGGGATGCTGGCGGCGGAGACATTCTTCATCTCCTTTCGCCCTCCTGAATGGGTCGACGATCGCATCTCGGAGATCGAGGGGTGGGAGCACGCCGAGGCCATTCTGGCGCAGGGCGGCGCGATTTCCATTTCTGCGCACTTTGGGAATTGGGAATTGATGGGCGCCTATACGGCCCATCGGGCGCCGATCATTCCACTCTCCAAACCGATGCACAATCCGCTGTTCCAGGACTTCATCGACCACACACGCCGGCGCCACGGGCTGGAGTTCATCTGGACGGACGATCCGAATCCCGCACGTCAGATTCTCAAGACCGTCCGGGATCGCAAAATCGTCAACATCCTGCCCGACCAGGACATGCGTGGCGAAGGCATCATGGTGCCGTTTTTTGGGCGTCCGGCCTCGACGACGCCCGCGCCGGCTGCGCTGGCGCTTCGGTTGGGATGCCCGATCGTACCGGTATTCCTGGTGCGCCTCGGGCCTACCCGGCACCGGCTGGTGATCCAGCCGCCGATTCACCCCCAGGACTTCGCAGCGGACGATCGTGACGAAGCCACAAGGGCTCTGACCGCCCGGCTGAATCAGTGCATCGAGGACATGATTCGCCTCTATCCCGCCCAGTATTTCTGGCATCACCGGCGGTGGAAGACCACGCCGGAGAAGGCCGCCAAACACGCCGCGAAGCTACAGCGCAAACGCCGTGAGCGTCGGGGGATCGAGGGCTGACAGCCCAACGGGACCAAACCTTGCATCCGACTGGCAGCGCCAATCCCGGGAGGATGCGAACCGTTGTCCACGTCTTCTGACAAATCCTATTACCGCGCAAGTCTGGGGCTGAAGAAAGAAATCGCCTCGACCGTCGCCGAGGACTATCACAGCGCCCTGATCGAGGCGCTGCGGACCGCCGGCGGGCGGCTGGATCTGCCCGGACTGACTTTCCATCTGGCCACGGATTTTGGGTTCTGCTATGGAGTGGACAAGGCCATCGATATGGCCTATGAGGCACGCAGCAAGTTCCCCAAGAAGCGCATCTTCCTGCTGACGGAGATCATCCACAATCCGCGCGTGAACCGGCGCTTGTTGGACATGGGCATTGTCTTCCTCAGCGGCCAGTACGCCGGCGATGCGACGATCGACGACATTGCGCCGGAAGACGTGGTTCTGATTCCCGCGTTCGGCGTCGATCGTCCGACGTTCGATCGCCTGCGAGAACTTGGCGCGATCCTGGTCGATACGACATGCGGCAGCGTCGTCCATGTGTGGAAGCGCGTCGAGCGCTACGCCCGGGATGGATTCACGTCGCTCGTGCACGGCAAGCATTACCACGAAGAAACCTTGGCGACGGTCTCGCAGGCCATGGCCGACGGCGGGCACTTCCTGGTCGTCCGCGACAAACCGCAGACTCAGTTGGTTTGCGACTTCATCGAGGGGCAGATCTCCGTTGCCGATCTGATGAGTCATTTCCCGGAGGGCGCGATGTCCGAGGGGTTCGATCCCAAACGCGACCTGCGACGGATCGGCGTTGCAAACCAGACGACGATGCTGGCGAGTGAGTCTCTGGAAATCGCTGCGATGGTGGGGAATGCGCTGGCGCGGCGCTTCGGCGAGGACCATCGCGAGGAGCATTTTCGTAGCTTCGATACGATTTGCAGCGCCACCCAGGATCGCCAGGACGCCATCGAGAAACTAGTCGCCAAGCCCGATCTCGATCTCGTTGTCGTGATCGGCGGCTACAACTCCTCGAATACAGGGCACCTGCTCGCGGTCGCCGGGCGACAGCATCCGGCCTACCACATTCAGGATTCTACCGAGATCCTCTCCACCCAGGAAATCCGCCACCAGATTCCAGCCGGGAAAGACAAGGAACTAAAGGTCACCGAGGGGTGGCTTCCGGACGGTCCGGTGCAAATCGGACTCACCTCCGGCGCCAGCACACCCAACAAGGCGGTCGCCGATACGATTGCAAGGATTGCCAAGCTGCGCGGCTTGTCGGAAGAGCAGGTTCTGGCAGCAGTCGAACCAGCATGATTCACCTGGAAGGGAATGGGAGTAATGCGCTCTAAACCACTCATTATATTTGCTTTAATTGTGTCTTTGCTGGCGGTCGGATGCCAGAAGAAAGCCCCCGCACCGGTCGCAGAAGTTGCCGCTGGGAATCTCAAGATCGGTGGCACTGCGCCCGATTTTGAGCTCGAGACCTTTGGCGGCGAATCGATCCGCCTTTCGGACAAGATCGACGGCGAGCATTTCGTCTGCGTGATCTGGCATTCTCCGGCTTGCCCGTGCGCTCGGAACTGCGCGACGGGGATCGCCAAGGAGTTGACTCCAGACAAGTATCCCGACTTGACTATTGTTGGCGTTATGTCGGACGCAAATTGGGACTTCGATTACATGCAGGAAGACCTGAATCAGCAAATCGAAGATGGAATTGTGACGTTCCCCGTCGTTATCGACAAGGATCAGTCGATGATGGCGAAGTACGGCGCCGAGCGCACACCGACGGTCTGGCTGTTGGACAAGCAGGGACGGATTCGCTATTGGGGCGCGCCGGAGTCGACGCTCGAGCCGACTTCCTCCGGCTATCGGTTCCTGCTGAAGGAGGCCGTGGATGCGCTGCGCAAGGGCCAGAAGCCGCCCGTGCAGACCTTCGACCCGATTGGCTGCAAGATCATGAAGTCGCTGGGATAACGCCCTCGCGGATCATCTGGCGGCGAAGAAGCAGCAGCACAACGAAATCGTAGGTCGCGTGGGCCATCATTGCCGCGGCCAACCCCGCCCATTCATACAGAAGCCCGAGCAGCACCCCCGCACCAAAGAGGAACGCCGTGAAGGCGATCCTCCCCCAAGTGAGACGCGTAAGGACGCCGTGCCCCAGGGCAAACAACGCGGCGGCGATCCATAATCCCGTGACGGGCTGCACAGCCCCGCGGAAGAGCAATTCCTCCCCCCAGCCGGCGGCCAAGGACACCAACGCCATATCCAGGATCGTCGGACGGACCTGGCGATGAATGTCGCGGGTGACCTTCTGCAGACCTTCCATCCCCGGCAGCACAGACTCCGAGAACGACACCACAAAGGCAGCCACGACACCGAATCCCAACCCAATCGGAAGCTGAAATGCGAGGGAGCGCTCCTGGTGGAGCATCTCGACCACTGATCCGTCGTGAAACAGAGCTGCAATCCCCCACGCCGTTGCCGTCATGATCACCGTCATGACGGCGGACAGGCGGAGGATGACGGTGCGATTGAGCGGTTGAGCGGTGGGCATTCGGGAAATCCACGCGGAAACAAGTGGTCCGGCAGCGCAACGGCTGCCGGACCATGTCACAATCTCGTTGTTGGGCGCTACGGATTATCCAGCGCGGCGTTCGGCGGGTTCGGGGACACAGCCGCGGCGCAGGCCGCCGCCGGAGGCCAGGAAATCCTCGTAGGCCAGGCGAATGCCCGCATCGAGCGGCGTCTTGACGTACCAGCCCATGCCGAGCAGCTTCGAGACATCGAGCAGCTTGCGGGGGGTGCCGTCCGGCTTCGAGGTGTCGAAGCGCAGCTTGCCCTTGTAGCCGACAGCATTGGCCACGATATGGGCCAGCTCGCCGATGGCAACCTCTTCGCCGCTGCCGATATTGACGATGTCGGTGCCGTCGTAGCGTTCCATCAGGAAGACGCAGGCATCGGCCAGATCGTCGACGTACATGAACTCGCGCAATGGCTTGCCGGTGCC
Coding sequences within:
- a CDS encoding anti-sigma factor antagonist (This anti-anti-sigma factor, or anti-sigma factor antagonist, belongs to a family that includes characterized members SpoIIAA, RsbV, RsfA, and RsfB.), with translation MEIKIYQDTDKMLVQLVGRVVLDECDRLKSAVVPRITPDINNVNLDLSNVDFIDSAGLGVLVGMKVSSNKNRARLALISPSKGVSDILLVSKLESIFDIVTGNEAQTIVSSLAKPENEASSGESATPPPSGSKQSFQAPPAAASKPEEPDAGDMSPKQQIESYCKNAVEHMRQRDYEQAAGCYQSALEIDPDYLPAHNNLAIVYEKNPKWQDKAIAAWERVLELSQSRGDQKHIERAQKHLNALQRT
- a CDS encoding lysophospholipid acyltransferase family protein, which produces MSRRDKPSFSDRLVYRFVLVFGRLLTLFPAGLIVNLGALLGILMGRFFPVRRKVVAENLNIAFGKSIAPEEHRRLVREAYRHLGMLAAETFFISFRPPEWVDDRISEIEGWEHAEAILAQGGAISISAHFGNWELMGAYTAHRAPIIPLSKPMHNPLFQDFIDHTRRRHGLEFIWTDDPNPARQILKTVRDRKIVNILPDQDMRGEGIMVPFFGRPASTTPAPAALALRLGCPIVPVFLVRLGPTRHRLVIQPPIHPQDFAADDRDEATRALTARLNQCIEDMIRLYPAQYFWHHRRWKTTPEKAAKHAAKLQRKRRERRGIEG
- a CDS encoding CPBP family intramembrane metalloprotease, which gives rise to MPTAQPLNRTVILRLSAVMTVIMTATAWGIAALFHDGSVVEMLHQERSLAFQLPIGLGFGVVAAFVVSFSESVLPGMEGLQKVTRDIHRQVRPTILDMALVSLAAGWGEELLFRGAVQPVTGLWIAAALFALGHGVLTRLTWGRIAFTAFLFGAGVLLGLLYEWAGLAAAMMAHATYDFVVLLLLRRQMIREGVIPATS
- a CDS encoding redoxin domain-containing protein — encoded protein: MRSKPLIIFALIVSLLAVGCQKKAPAPVAEVAAGNLKIGGTAPDFELETFGGESIRLSDKIDGEHFVCVIWHSPACPCARNCATGIAKELTPDKYPDLTIVGVMSDANWDFDYMQEDLNQQIEDGIVTFPVVIDKDQSMMAKYGAERTPTVWLLDKQGRIRYWGAPESTLEPTSSGYRFLLKEAVDALRKGQKPPVQTFDPIGCKIMKSLG
- a CDS encoding 4-hydroxy-3-methylbut-2-enyl diphosphate reductase translates to MPGGCEPLSTSSDKSYYRASLGLKKEIASTVAEDYHSALIEALRTAGGRLDLPGLTFHLATDFGFCYGVDKAIDMAYEARSKFPKKRIFLLTEIIHNPRVNRRLLDMGIVFLSGQYAGDATIDDIAPEDVVLIPAFGVDRPTFDRLRELGAILVDTTCGSVVHVWKRVERYARDGFTSLVHGKHYHEETLATVSQAMADGGHFLVVRDKPQTQLVCDFIEGQISVADLMSHFPEGAMSEGFDPKRDLRRIGVANQTTMLASESLEIAAMVGNALARRFGEDHREEHFRSFDTICSATQDRQDAIEKLVAKPDLDLVVVIGGYNSSNTGHLLAVAGRQHPAYHIQDSTEILSTQEIRHQIPAGKDKELKVTEGWLPDGPVQIGLTSGASTPNKAVADTIARIAKLRGLSEEQVLAAVEPA